From the genome of Deltaproteobacteria bacterium, one region includes:
- a CDS encoding 4'-phosphopantetheinyl transferase superfamily protein, giving the protein MHGRQSGGFADGPGAAAAGDRRLWAARRTAVTDAGPLVLAANIARFDHAWENAVLPLLPEVESASIRKNRRAEDRCRRILARLLLAHGLRVLHGWELRQGLAAPRREPEGRPFVPGLDRGVSLSHSGRWAVCAVGGPGQARVGVDVEEIRPLPVEDFGIVFTAGELRAIQAHAVPHAELIRRWTIKEAVLKARGSGLLGDPLLVDTQGDGGSVQGEDFCWRHLHLDHDHWLTVAGTGPTGPTKLIFPELEWPCGPA; this is encoded by the coding sequence ATTCACGGCCGCCAGTCTGGAGGGTTTGCTGACGGCCCTGGAGCGGCGGCTGCGGGAGATCGCCGGCTATGGGCGGCGCGGAGAACGGCAGTGACTGATGCCGGGCCGTTGGTGCTGGCCGCGAACATCGCACGCTTCGACCACGCCTGGGAAAACGCCGTGCTGCCCCTGCTGCCCGAAGTCGAGAGCGCGTCCATCCGCAAGAATCGCCGCGCCGAAGACCGTTGTCGCCGCATTCTGGCCCGGCTGCTCCTGGCCCATGGGCTGCGCGTGCTGCACGGATGGGAGCTGCGCCAGGGCTTGGCCGCGCCGCGCCGCGAGCCCGAGGGGCGACCCTTTGTGCCGGGCCTGGATCGCGGCGTCAGTCTGAGCCATTCCGGGCGGTGGGCCGTCTGCGCTGTCGGCGGACCGGGTCAGGCGCGCGTCGGCGTCGATGTGGAGGAGATCCGGCCGCTACCGGTGGAGGATTTCGGCATCGTCTTCACGGCCGGGGAACTGCGCGCCATCCAGGCGCACGCCGTCCCGCACGCGGAGCTGATCCGGCGCTGGACCATCAAGGAAGCGGTGCTCAAGGCGCGGGGAAGCGGGCTGCTGGGCGACCCGCTGCTGGTCGATACGCAGGGGGACGGGGGCTCCGTCCAGGGCGAGGATTTCTGCTGGCGCCACCTGCATCTGGACCATGACCACTGGCTGACCGTGGCCGGAACAGGCCCGACCGGGCCGACGAAGCTGATCTTTCCCGAGTTGGAGTGGCCATGCGGGCCGGCCTGA
- a CDS encoding thioesterase — protein sequence MRGLSADLRHAAVFLRRPAGERGAGGMKTLFMLGHAGGNAVQYASLFAGMGKTMKLVPLELPGHGRRLGEPLLDNIADMVRDLRRQALDALAESTDYALFGHSMGGILAHALAVDLEGHAPIPAHVVISSTCTPGRHHIPSGFPELSDQDLWRESAAYFGGMPDQIATSAELMALFAPILRADLKAVLDWDCPRLPAVDAPITALCGDADIVDMEDAEIWRRYTTRDFAAHVLPGGHFHVLERPENLEELLAMILNGLRILNFSTVR from the coding sequence ATGCGAGGCCTTTCAGCGGATCTGCGCCATGCAGCAGTCTTTCTTCGGCGTCCGGCCGGAGAACGGGGGGCAGGGGGAATGAAAACGCTCTTCATGCTTGGGCATGCGGGCGGCAACGCCGTTCAGTACGCATCCCTGTTCGCGGGCATGGGAAAAACAATGAAGCTGGTCCCACTGGAATTGCCCGGTCATGGCCGGCGTCTGGGGGAGCCGCTGCTGGACAACATTGCGGACATGGTCCGCGATCTGCGCCGTCAGGCGCTCGACGCCTTGGCGGAAAGCACCGACTATGCCCTTTTCGGGCACAGCATGGGCGGCATCCTGGCCCACGCCCTGGCCGTTGACCTGGAAGGGCACGCCCCGATTCCAGCCCACGTGGTCATTTCCAGCACCTGCACGCCCGGACGGCACCATATCCCGTCCGGATTCCCCGAACTCTCGGACCAGGATCTGTGGCGGGAGAGCGCGGCCTATTTCGGCGGCATGCCGGATCAGATCGCGACCAGCGCGGAACTCATGGCCCTGTTCGCGCCCATCCTGCGAGCCGACCTGAAAGCGGTCCTGGACTGGGACTGTCCGCGCCTGCCGGCCGTGGACGCGCCCATCACGGCCCTGTGCGGCGACGCCGACATCGTGGACATGGAAGACGCGGAAATCTGGCGGCGTTACACAACCAGGGACTTTGCCGCCCACGTCCTGCCCGGCGGACATTTTCACGTCTTGGAACGGCCGGAAAATTTGGAAGAGCTTCTGGCCATGATTTTGAACGGCCTGCGAATTTTGAATTTTTCAACAGTCCGCTAG
- a CDS encoding type II toxin-antitoxin system RelE/ParE family toxin, whose product MNILFTPSARRQFLEGLEYIRSDNPAAARQFRQKAESVLSRLADFPESGRVIPEFPELPHREIVVRPYRFFYRTVGETAWIVAVWHSARLPRIPKN is encoded by the coding sequence GTGAACATTTTGTTTACGCCCTCGGCAAGGCGCCAGTTTCTCGAGGGCCTGGAGTACATCCGATCGGACAACCCCGCAGCGGCGCGTCAGTTCCGACAAAAAGCCGAATCCGTCTTGAGTCGCTTGGCCGACTTTCCGGAATCGGGCCGCGTGATTCCCGAATTTCCGGAACTCCCGCATCGTGAAATCGTTGTGCGGCCGTATCGCTTTTTCTACCGAACAGTAGGCGAAACGGCGTGGATCGTGGCGGTCTGGCACTCGGCGCGCCTGCCGCGAATTCCAAAGAATTAA
- a CDS encoding type II toxin-antitoxin system Phd/YefM family antitoxin: MPKIPDIVPISDFRQDAAAVLKKLRSGTGPMVVTQRGRAVAVMQSVEAYEKLEQERNLLRVLAAGEREIAAREGHTLGSVMNEADALLGDGL; the protein is encoded by the coding sequence ATGCCAAAAATTCCCGACATCGTCCCGATCAGTGATTTCCGACAGGATGCCGCCGCCGTGCTCAAGAAACTGCGGTCCGGCACGGGCCCAATGGTTGTCACGCAACGAGGACGCGCCGTCGCGGTCATGCAAAGTGTCGAGGCCTATGAAAAGCTGGAACAGGAACGGAATTTGTTGCGAGTGCTCGCGGCGGGAGAACGCGAAATCGCCGCAAGGGAGGGACATACCCTGGGCAGCGTCATGAACGAGGCCGACGCCCTGCTTGGAGACGGGTTGTGA